A stretch of Hemicordylus capensis ecotype Gifberg chromosome 9, rHemCap1.1.pri, whole genome shotgun sequence DNA encodes these proteins:
- the ANKRD11 gene encoding ankyrin repeat domain-containing protein 11 isoform X1, producing the protein MPKGGCSKTPQSEDFSLSNDMVEKQTGKKDKDKVSLTKTPKLDRNDGGKEVKERATKRKLPFTVGTNGDQKDSDTEKQGPERKRIKKEPATRKPSLLFGMGLSGIRAGYPLSERQQVALLMQMTAEESANSPAVDTTPKHPSQSTVCQKGTPNSASKTKDKVNKRNERGETRLHRAAIRGDARRIKELIIEGADVNVKDFAGWTALHEACNRGYYDVAKQLLAAGAEVNTKGLDDDTPLHDAASNGHYKVVKLLLHYGGNPHQLNRRGETPLKVANSPTMVNLLLGKATYPSSEESSTESSEEEDAPSFAPSSSIDGNNTDSEFEKGLKHKAKSQEPPKAITPVKDEYEFDEDDEQDRVPPVDDKHLLKKDYRKETKANSFISIPKMEVKTYTKNSTIAPKKAAHRILSDTSDEEDTSTVGAGEKLRLTTHSILPSSKAREPSSAKQQKEKNKVKKKRKKEVKGKEVKFGKKNDKFCSSESESENLESEEDDRDSVQSTACVKDSRLVLKESSLFNSLSASSASSHGSMGSQKHNPNLTEQHSKHWRTDNWKTVSSPAWSDVSSLSDSTRTRLTSESDYTSEDSSVESLKPVRKKPEHKKRAQHVGAVAAATVLVVEKKNSFHASVDGAIPKLDKEGKVVKKHKTKHKHKERGQCPATQDMKIIKSFSFEYEDSKQKPEKALMVETESPAENKLKGLKHEREHFKKEDKFLKTKSEEKEWPFKDEAGKNSKEEKSLRKSKEASKDTSKSFREEKTSRLEKEKPTKEKSPKEEKLRIHKEERKKKSKDKQSKAEKKNEPKEEKPLKVEKEKILKEEKEKCKKDKGYREESGFEEFSNKNQFLESEDTKFSLSDDQQDGWFSDLSDSSFDFKGEDSWDSPVTDYREIKNDTVTKLIETVKEEIKDKKRESKAKDKREYSEKRADKDTFLKKKEREYIERNLEKKKDQTEKHKGIPNYLPEKDKKRKDSAESFKERKEKDAGEISKERRDLSDSSKDKKDVKIKQEESYRDEFKDYACEAFFKEKSDPEFSGKNVDAWERHHSGKEKKDVPEKDKKEKLKPEKYKEKSKVEDKERNEKVLAEKNQKDKELDKGFKEKKDPKEKYKDPHSKDKERKMSLDQVKEKKEKNFSGDREDFHERRDEKKGRERSWYSILDIFTDESEDEKDACSLSGFRLGEGLGSEMHRMDSLQDKDDGMVAERDLYVPEKHRKYSSDRQHSAEKQKDKESKEKKKDKGLAEGGKEKKEKSSFEKHKEKKDKDSIEKYKDRKERTSVDLAQERKTKQKLPEKMKHAGEEKVKNRHKEKMDKEYTKEKRSSKSGEPEKSLLEKLEEEALNEYRDDSNDKISEISSDSFTDRGQDPVLTNLFESSNLSLADNSEEKFKECLPLPCLPDKVKERERHRHSSSSSKKSHEKEKAKKEKTEKKEKAEEFKDSSNRKDSTQYEKDFTMDGESFGISYSMKTEAEEELDKNMEYLFSEKKDKNDSERDVPKKAEKEKAYGSNAVSTAKEKKKRDRHKEKWKEEREKHRDKHTDGFFKHHKEEQKSAKDKDNPQVLTLKDKSKEEPPKYNDLKGKERLKDNQEKDKLECLKMSNGNDKITFSKEGSKKDSSRPREKLLGDGDLMMTSFERMLSQKDLEIEERHKRHKERMKQMEKMRHRSGDPKLKDKVKANEELRKRSLDLTAKKPLVLDTQLKDKKLKDLGPLAPVVSPDNKTQPAAGVDSKDWIAGPQLKEILPASPRPDQSRPTGVPTPASVVSCPSYEEVMQTPRTPSCSNEDYTDLMFDCADSQHSLPISTMSMNACSPSFFDRYANPSGGFPENPSQTPTRTIPSTNLHRSMSVDIRRAPEEEFSVGDKFFRQQSVPATANYESPVQHLMEEKVLLPSLSMEKFPRLSPECYSPDYGVPSPKAEALHCVPGAVGSVAQSPESVLSGRQAKSSPSHRDELLAPSIESALPPDLGIALDMEEEQQATASVMPPESSFLPPVEENHFGSVIPEQNSAEWEDAAAQELDPSVPSSLIGSPSDHPVGWAVGSELLLKSPQQGLESPKPFCSPDSTHPAPGPFISADYPNSPASYPLLVSESGLDKAKEDIEGEVPLEMAVTEQQAPYADSPAQLDSAFSTCKPVPEEASDMPLQPASMPAESQVEAVNVLEKDDLESSAIVPVSSEEPVTWPEPFTNADDDLDLGPFTVPVLPFQTKEVPEAEVAEAELAAVEGGHAAAPDALGTGLVDAGVSLATNEQEELTLKQQSTPSEEPEPQTDEQKPEEISPEVASEGSGAPERKSVEEPETPQNIQEAASADLSELEAKGAGADGEELLPAALPSDSGSQPSLSQANRAESVDAQDGVVARGTSQAPSSLAEAPQGGTQPEAPEPAPKPVPEAPKPPKIEEIPQRITRNRAQMLANQHKQNNAANAAAAASEKEFPPAAAPSTRAKGRVTEEEDAQAQHPRKRRFQRSNQQQQLQQINTSTQQTREMIQQTLAAIVDAIKLDDIEPYHSDRSNPYFEYLQIRKKIEEKRKILCYITPQAPQCYAEYVTYTGSYLLDGKPLSKLHIPVIAPPPSLAEPLKELFKQQEAVRGKLRLQHSIEREKLIVSCEQEILRVHCRAARTIANQAVPFSACTMLLDSEVYNMPLENQGDENKSVRDRFNARQFISWLQDVDDKYDRMKTCLLMRQQHEAAALNAVQRMEWQLKVQELDPAGHKSLCVNEVPSFYVPMVDVNDDFVLLPA; encoded by the exons GATAAAGATAAAGTTTCTCTAACCAAGACTCCAAAGTTGGACCGGAATGATGGCGGCAAAGAGGTGAAAGAGAGAGCTACAAAACGGAAGTTGCCTTTCACTGTTGGAACAAATGGAGATCAAAAAGATTCGGATACAG AAAAGCAGGGTCCTGAACGGAAGAGGATTAAAAAGGAGCCTGCCACGCGGAAGCCCAGCCTGCTCTTTGGGATGGGACTTTCAGGAATCCGAGCAGGTTATCCGCTTTCTGAGCGCCAGCAGGTTGCCCTTCTTATGCAGATGACAGCAGAAGAGTCTGCGAACAGTCCAG caGTAGATACAACACCAAAGCATCCCTCTCAGTCCACAGTTTGTCAGAAGGGAACTCCCAACTCTGCCTCCAAAACCAAAGATAAAGTAAACAAGAGAAATGAACGCGGAGAGACACGGCTGCACCGGGCAGCGATCCGAGGCGACGCCCGACGCATCAAGGAACTCATTATTGAGGGTGCAGATGTCAACGTGAAAGATTTTGCAG GCTGGACGGCTTTGCACGAGGCATGCAACCGGGGCTACTATGACGTTGCGAAGCAGTTGCTTGCTGCAGGCGCCGAGGTCAACACCAAGGGCTTAGATGACGACACTCCGCTGCATGACGCAGCCAGCAATGGGCACTACAAG GTGGTGAAACTGTTGTTACATTATGGAGGAAATCCTCATCAGCTTAACAGGAGGGGAGAGACGCCATTAAAAGTAGCGAATTCCCCCACCATGGTGAACCTGCTCCTGGGCAAGGCCACATATCCTTCCAGTGAAGAAAGCTCCACAG AGAGCTCGGAAGAGGAGGATGCTCCATCGTTCGCACCATCCAGCTCCATCGATGGCAATAACACAGACTCTGAGTTTGAGAAAGGCCTGAAACACAAGGCCAAAAGCCAGGAGCCCCCGAAAGCCATTACTCCTGTGAAGGACGAGTATGAATTCGATGAGGATGACGAGCAGGACAGGGTCCCGCCAGTTGACGACAAGCACTTGCTGAAAAAGGATTACAGGAAAGAGACTAAAGCAAACAGTTTtatttcaatccccaaaatggaAGTAAAAACCTATACGAAAAACAGCACAATTGCACCAAAGAAAGCAGCCCATCGCATCCTGTCGGACACATCGGATGAAGAGGACACCAGCACTGTGGGGGCCGGTGAGAAGCTGCGGCTGACGACTCACTCCATCCTTCCCAGCAGCAAGGCTCGAGAGCCTTCCAGCGCCAAACAGCAGAAGGAGAAAAACAAAGTGAAGAAGAAGCGTAAAAAGGAGGTGAAGGGCAAGGAGGTTAAGTTTGGCAAAAAAAATGACAAGTTTTGTTCCTCTGAATCAGAGAGCGAAAACCTGGAAAGTGAGGAGGACGACAGAGACTCTGTACAAAGTACTGCCTGTGTAAAGGACTCTCGGCTGGTGTTAAAGGAGTCGTCCTTGTTTAACTCCCTTTCTGCCTCCTCTGCTTCTTCCCATGGGAGTATGGGGTCACAGAAGCATAACCCTAACCTTACAGAGCAGCACTCCAAGCACTGGAGGACAGACAATTGGAAAACTGTCTCCTCTCCAGCCTGGTCAGATGTCAGCTCCTTGTCAGATTCGACACGGACGAGGCTGACCAGCGAGTCGGACTACACGTCCGAGGACTCGAGCGTGGAATCTCTGAAGCCAGTGAGGAAGAAGCCAGAGCACAAGAAGCGGGCCCAGCATGTGGGGGCAGTGGCGGCGGCTACCGTGCTGGTGGTGGAGAAGAAGAACTCCTTCCATGCCAGCGTTGATGGAGCTATTCCAAAGCTGGACAAGGAGGGGAAAGTTGTAAAGAAGCATAaaaccaaacacaaacacaaagagaGAGGCCAGTGTCCTGCCACCCAAGACATGAAAATAATCAAATCCTTTTCTTTTGAGTATGAGGACTCTAAACAGAAACCTGAAAAGGCTTTGATGGTAGAGACGGAGAGCCCTGCTGAGAACAAGCTCAAAGGGCTAAAGCATGAGAGGGAACACTTCAAAAAGGAAGACAAATTTCTGAAAACGAAATCCGAGGAGAAGGAGTGGCCATTTAAAGACGAAGCTGGTAAAAACTCCAAAGAGGAGAAATCCTTGAGAAAATCCAAGGAGGCGAGTAAAGACACCAGTAAATCTTTCAGAGAAGAAAAGACCAGTAGGCTGGAAAAAGAGAAACCCACAAAGGAGAAGTCGCCAAAAGAGGAGAAGCTTCGGATACACAAGGAGGAGCGGAAGAAAAAGTCCAAGGATAAGCAGTCTAAGgctgaaaagaaaaatgaacCAAAGGAGGAAAAACcactgaaagtggagaaagagaagatcctgaaagaggagaaggagaaatgtaAAAAAGACAAGGGTTACAGAGAGGAGTCTGGCTTTGAAGAATTTAGTAATAAAAACCAGTTTCTGGAAAGCGAGGACACAAAATTCAGCCTCTCTGACGATCAGCAAGATGGGTGGTTTTCCGACTTGTCTGATTCTTCTTTTGATTTCAAAGGAGAGGATAGTTGGGATTCGCCAGTGACAGACTACAGGGAAATTAAAAATGACACTGTGACAAAACTCATAGAAACAGTGAAGGAGGAGATAAAAGATAAAAAGCGGGAGAGTAAAGCAAAAGATAAGCGAGAATACAGTGAGAAGCGTGCTGATAAAGATACTttcctaaaaaagaaagagagggagtaCATTGAGAGGAATTTGGAGAAGAAAAAGGATCAGACTGAAAAGCATAAAGGTATTCCCAATTatctgcctgaaaaggacaaaaaaaggaaagattctGCTGAAAGCtttaaagagagaaaggaaaaggatgCTGGAGAAATTAGCAAGGAAAGGAGAGACTTGTCTGATAGCTCTAAAGATAAAAAAGATGTTAAAATAAAGCAAGAGGAGTCCTATAGAGATGAGTTCAAAGACTATGCTTGCGAGGCATTCTTCAAAGAGAAATCTGATCCTGAATTTAGTGGTAAAAACGTGGATGCTTGGGAAAGGCATCATtcaggaaaggagaagaaggatgTGCCTGAGAAGGACAAGAAggaaaaattaaaaccagaaaaGTATAAGGAAAAATCCAAAGTTGAGGATAAAGAGAGAAATGAGAAGGTTCTGGCTGAAAAAAACCAGAAGGACAAAGAACTAGATAAAGGCTTTAAAGAGAAGAAAGATCCGAAAGAGAAATACAAAGATCCTCACAGCAAAGATAAAGAGCGGAAGATGTCCTTAGACCAGGTGAAAGAAAAGAAGGAGAAGAACTTTTCTGGGGACAGGGAGGACTTCCACGAAAGACGGGATGAGAAaaaaggcagagagaggagctggtACAGCATCTTGGATATCTTCACCGATGAAAGTGAGGATGAGAAGGATGCCTGCAGTCTGAGTGGATTCAGACTTGGGGAGGGCCTTGGGAGCGAGATGCATCGGATGGATAGTCTACAAGATAAGGATGATGGCATGGTAGCCGAGCGAGACCTCTACGTCCCTGAGAAACACAGGAAGTATTCCTCTGATAGGCAACATTCTGCTGAGAAGCAGAAAGACAAAGAGTccaaagagaagaagaaggaCAAAGGACTAGCAGagggtgggaaggagaaaaaagagaAGAGCTCCTTCGAAAAACACAAAGAGAAAAAGGACAAAGATTCAATTGAGAAGTACaaagacaggaaagagagaaCCTCAGTAGACTTGGCCCAGGAAAGGAAGACCAAGCAGAAGCTCCCTGAAAAGATGAAGCATGCCGGAGAAGAGAAGGTTAAAAACAGGCACAAGGAAAAAATGGATAAAGAATATACAAAGGAAAAGCGATCCTCAAAAAGTGGAGAACCAGAGAAAAGCTTGTTGgagaagctggaggaagaagcccTCAATGAGTACAGAGATGACTCCAACGATAAAATTAGTGAGATTTCCTCCGATAGCTTCACAGACAGAGGGCAAGACCCAGTGCTCACCAATCTCTTTGAGTCTTCCAATCTCTCTCTTGCAGATAACTCAGAGGAGAAATTTAAAGAGTGCTTGCCTTTGCCTTGCTTGCCAGATAAAGTCAAGGAGCGGGAAAGGCAcaggcattcctcctcctcctcaaagaaAAGTCACGAAAAGgaaaaagcaaagaaagagaaaacagagaaaaaagagaaagcagaggagtTTAAAGACTCAAGCAACAGGAAAGATTCCACTCAGTACGAGAAGGACTTCACCATGGATGGAGAAAGCTTTGGGATTTCCTACAGCATGAAaacagaggcagaggaagagCTGGACAAAAATATGGAGTATTTGTTTTCTGAAAAGAAGGACAAAAATGACTCTGAAAGAGATGTTCCaaagaaggcagagaaagaaaaagcatATGGCTCCAATGCAGTCAGCACAgccaaagagaagaagaagagggacagGCACAAAGAGAAGTggaaagaggagagggagaaacataGAGACAAACACACTGATGGGTTCTTCAAGCACCACAAGGAGGAGCAGAAGTCTGCCAAAGACAAGGATAACCCTCAAGTACTCACTCTCAAGGACAAATCAAAAGAGGAGCCCCCCAAGTACAATGACCTCAAAGGGAAGGAGAGGCTCAAAGATAATCAAGAGAAGGACAAATTGGAGTGTCTTAAAATGAGCAATGGGAACGATAAAATAACCTTCTCCAAAGAAGGCAGCAAGAAGGACAGCAGCAGGCCCCGAGAGAAGCTTTTGGGTGATGGCGACCTGATGATGACCAGCTTTGAGAGGATGTTGAGCCAAAAAGATCTTGAGATCGAAGAGCGCCACAAGAGGCACAAGGAGCGAATGaagcaaatggagaagatgagGCACCGCTCTGGAGACCCCAAGTTAAAAGATAAAGTCAAAGCCAATGAGGAATTGCGCAAGAGAAGCCTGGATCTGACTGCCAAGAAACCACTTGTGCTGGATACGCAGTTAAAAGACAAGAAGCTCAAGGATTTGGGCCCGCTTGCACCAGTTGTGTCCCCTGATAACAAAACCCAACCTGCTGCTGGAGTGGATTCCAAGGACTGGATAGCTGGCCCCCAACTGAAGGAAATCTTACCTGCTTCTCCAAGGCCAGATCAGAGCAGGCCAACAGGGGTACCCACGCCTGCATCCGTTGTTTCTTGCCCAAGCTACGAAGAGGTGATGCAGACACCAAGGACTCCATCTTGCAGCAATGAGGACTACACGGACCTGATGTTCGACTGTGCAGATTCTCAGCATTCGCTCCCCATATCCACCATGTCCATGAATGCCTGTTCTCCTTCCTTTTTTGACAGATACGCCAATCCTTCTGGTGGATTCCCTGAGAACCCAAGCCAGACCCCAACAAGGACCATTCCCTCCACAAATCTTCACCGGTCGATGTCAGTAGATATCAGAAGAGCACCAGAAGAGGAGTTCAGTGTTGGGGACAAATTTTTCAGGCAACAAAGTGTCCCAGCCACTGCGAATTATGAATCTCCAGTTCAGCACTTGatggaggagaaagtcctccttccctctctctccatgGAAAAGTTCCCACGTTTGTCTCCAGAATGTTATTCCCCGGACTATGGAGTCCCATCTCCTAAAGCGGAGGCATTGCACTGTGTGCCAGGAGCCGTTGGCAGTGTTGCCCAGTCCCCTGAAAGTGTCCTTTCTGGACGGCAAGCCaagtcttctccctctcacagagaCGAGCTGCTGGCCCCTTCCATTGAGAGTGCTCTCCCACCAGATCTCGGCATAGCATTAgacatggaggaagagcagcaggcaacAGCTTCCGTTATGCCCCCCGAGTCCAGCTTTCTCCCACCAGTTGAGGAGAACCACTTTGGCTCGGTTATTCCGGAGCAGAACAGTGCTGAGTGGGAGGACGCGGCGGCACAAGAATTGGATCCTTCTGTTCCTTCGAGCTTGATTGGCAGTCCTTCCGACCACCCTGTCGGCTGGGCAGTGGGCTCAGAGCTGCTCCTTAAATCGCCCCAGCAGGGCCTGGAGTCCCCCAAGCCTTTCTGTTCTCCAGACTCCACGCATCCTGCGCCAGGGCCCTTCATTTCTGCTGATTACCCCAACTCCCCTGCTTCATACCCCCTCTTAGTGTCTGAATCAGGGCTTGATAAGGCAAAGGAAGACATTGAAGGAGAAGTCCCGCTTGAAATGGCAGTGACAGAACAGCAAGCGCCATATGCAGATTCTCCTGCTCAGTTAGATTCTGCCTTCAGCACCTGCAAGCCTGTCCCGGAAGAAGCGTCTGACATGCCTCTGCAGCCGGCCAGCATGCCAGCAGAatcccaggtggaggctgtgAATGTTCTAGAAAAGGATGACTTGGAAAGCAGCGCCATTGTCCCTGTCAGTTCAGAGGAGCCCGTCACGTGGCCTGAACCATTCACAAATGCAGACGACGACTTGGACCTTGGCCCTTTCACTGTGCCGGTTCTGCCATTTCAAACGAAAGAGGTGCCAGAGGCGGAAGTGGCGGAAGCAGAGTTGGCTGCTGTTGAAGGAGGCCATGCTGCTGCTCCGGACGCACTGGGCACTGGGCTTGTGGATGCAGGGGTGTCCTTGGCTACCAACGAGCAGGAGGAGCTGACCCTGAAGCAGCAGAGCACCCCGTCTGAGGAGCCAGAACCACAAACTGATGAGCAGAAGCCCGAAGAGATTTCACCAGAAGTTGCGTCGGAAGGGTCTGGTGCCCCAGAGCGGAAGAGTGTGGAAGAACCGGAGACCCCCCAGAATATCCAGGAGGCAGCATCGGCAGACCTTTCTGAGCTGGAGGCCAAGGGGGCAGGAGCAGATGGGGAAGAACTGTTGCCAGCTGCTCTTCCATCCGACAGTGGCTCTCAACCCAGTTTGAGCCAAGCCAACCGAGCGGAGAGTGTTGATGCTCAAGATGGGGTCGTGGCCCGGGGCACCAGCCaggctccttcttccctggctgaAGCGCCGCAAGGGGGCACCCAGCCAGAAGCCCCCGAGCCAGCCCCCAAGCCAGTCCCTGAAGCCCCCAAGCCCCCCAAAATAGAAGAGATCCCTCAGCGGATCACCAGGAACCGGGCCCAGATGCTTGCCAACCAACACAAGCAGAACAATGCTGCtaatgccgccgccgccgcttctgaAAAGGAGTTCCCTCCTGCCGCTGCCCCCTCGACACGGGCCAAGGGGCGTGTCACGGAGGAGGAGGACGCCCAGGCCCAGCACCCACGGAAGCGCCGGTTCCAGCGCtcgaaccagcagcagcagctgcagcagatcaACACCTCCACTCAGCAGACGCGCGAGATGATCCAGCAGACTCTGGCCGCCATTGTGGACGCCATCAAGCTGGACGACATTGAGCCCTACCACAGCGACCGGTCCAATCCCTACTTCGAGTACCTGCAGATCCGGAAGAAGATAGAAGAAAAACGGAAAATCCTCTGCTACATCACGCCCCAAGCGCCCCAGTGCTATGCCGAGTACGTCACCTACACGGGCTCATATCTGCTGGATGGCAAACCTCTCAGCAAGCTGCACATTCCAGTG